A portion of the Flavobacterium magnum genome contains these proteins:
- a CDS encoding ATP-dependent DNA helicase, giving the protein MINREDFSVNQWDAITSNDTHLRIIACAGSGKTTTVSGKVAYLLDPENNFDVKPENIIAFTYTEKAAAELKNRILNYVGPYKGMANMYIGTIHGWCLKSLQENEYQYQSYSVLDDIKLKLFVDKHYDHVGMKDITRISNPAVPLRRFIDTSLFVRIMDIVRESDKVEGSSLSENILSAKEKYQRTLMSKRYFDFSMIMEKAMECLSEGTNLYNHIKDNLKYLIVDEYQDVNPIQEKLINRLQQISNCKLIVVGDDDQNIYQWRGSNNKYIIEFENKYLPSEVKTIPLAVNYRSSEGITKLAETLISNNKKRIPEKGMESDGRQDFNKGQDILYNRFGSVEEENEAVATYIDNIIGVPFKENEENARGIAFSDICILLRTWNKASSIAEALDRHNIPYITAGVNQLFETDEIRAALGIFNFLYDDITREELITKWLNLSSIEISIDKINYAIDNLLTKHPKLDKIDKNWEFSLQAIFWDFLNDAEVLEDKLIDNSTPESILRTTQRSEIIFFNFGKLSQVINDFETINFNSTSPSFHLFSFLSFINYVAKDYYPEGWLNNPYKTPNAVQIMTVHQSKGLEFPVVIIPGLNHNYLPSKRRGGLNEWHFLDRGTIAEQSRYEGDADKEDERRLLYVALTRSQKYLLLTQAPDLNNQLYKKESEYIQELATAKINMSPIMISDTRQDFSDLDRLEQKPKEKIKNISLDFTSLKDIFECPYRFKLISVFGFCYPLNQRMGVGRSFHNCLMEIHKEAKKGITLTQRELDELIERQTHFPYLNNSPILIPRLKAKVRTNVEEYYNDNKSEFDNIQFVEQEIQYKIDKNILVVGRIDLIKKINGEGYHETTIIEFKSDEEDADSPITKDQLKLYALGHKELTGEIANYIMTYVIGKNQPKTPEKLYNSDLEDIENKIRDAVNLIRDENFKKTTNNHICSNNCHQIRLCSHRLKFNIKPRR; this is encoded by the coding sequence ATGATAAATAGAGAAGACTTTTCTGTAAATCAATGGGATGCGATAACTTCTAATGATACCCATCTTAGAATTATTGCATGTGCTGGCTCGGGTAAAACAACTACTGTTTCTGGGAAAGTTGCATATCTACTTGATCCAGAAAATAACTTCGATGTCAAACCAGAAAATATAATCGCTTTTACGTATACTGAAAAAGCCGCAGCAGAATTAAAAAACAGAATACTTAATTACGTTGGGCCGTACAAAGGAATGGCTAACATGTATATAGGAACAATCCATGGGTGGTGTTTAAAATCGCTTCAGGAAAATGAATATCAATACCAAAGTTATAGTGTTCTTGACGATATCAAATTAAAACTATTTGTAGATAAACATTACGACCATGTAGGAATGAAAGACATTACGAGAATTTCTAACCCTGCAGTTCCATTACGAAGATTTATCGACACTTCGCTATTTGTTAGGATTATGGATATCGTTCGAGAGTCTGATAAAGTAGAAGGCTCAAGCTTATCAGAAAATATCCTGTCTGCAAAGGAGAAATACCAAAGAACTTTAATGTCAAAACGCTATTTTGACTTCTCTATGATAATGGAAAAGGCAATGGAATGCCTTAGCGAAGGCACTAACTTATACAATCATATTAAGGATAATTTAAAGTACCTAATTGTTGACGAATATCAAGATGTTAATCCAATACAGGAAAAATTAATTAATAGGTTACAACAGATCAGTAATTGCAAATTAATTGTAGTCGGAGATGATGACCAAAATATTTATCAGTGGCGAGGCAGTAACAACAAATATATAATTGAGTTTGAAAATAAATATCTGCCATCTGAGGTTAAAACAATACCTCTAGCTGTGAATTACAGAAGTTCTGAAGGCATAACAAAATTGGCAGAAACACTAATTTCAAATAATAAAAAGAGAATTCCTGAGAAAGGTATGGAATCTGATGGAAGACAAGATTTTAATAAGGGGCAGGATATATTATATAATCGGTTTGGTTCGGTAGAGGAAGAAAATGAAGCAGTAGCAACATATATCGATAACATAATAGGCGTACCATTTAAGGAAAATGAAGAAAATGCTCGCGGTATTGCCTTTTCAGATATTTGCATTTTATTACGCACATGGAATAAAGCTTCATCAATCGCCGAAGCTTTAGATAGACATAATATTCCATACATCACAGCAGGGGTAAATCAGCTTTTTGAAACAGATGAAATACGGGCGGCCTTAGGGATTTTCAATTTTTTGTATGATGATATTACTAGAGAAGAATTAATTACAAAATGGTTAAACCTGTCGAGCATAGAGATTTCAATCGACAAGATAAATTATGCAATTGACAACTTACTGACTAAACATCCAAAATTAGACAAGATTGATAAAAATTGGGAATTCTCCTTGCAAGCAATTTTCTGGGACTTCCTGAATGATGCTGAGGTGTTAGAAGATAAATTAATTGACAATTCTACCCCGGAGAGTATTCTCCGAACAACTCAACGTTCTGAAATAATATTTTTCAACTTTGGAAAACTTAGCCAGGTAATAAATGATTTTGAAACAATAAATTTTAATTCTACAAGTCCATCCTTTCATCTTTTTAGCTTTTTAAGCTTTATCAACTATGTGGCTAAAGACTATTACCCAGAGGGCTGGTTAAACAATCCATATAAGACTCCCAATGCCGTTCAAATAATGACTGTACATCAGTCTAAAGGACTTGAGTTTCCCGTCGTCATTATTCCCGGATTAAATCACAATTATTTGCCTTCAAAAAGAAGAGGTGGATTAAATGAATGGCATTTTTTAGATAGAGGAACTATCGCTGAGCAATCTAGGTATGAGGGCGATGCTGATAAGGAAGACGAAAGAAGGCTTTTATATGTGGCATTGACCAGAAGTCAGAAGTACTTACTTTTAACCCAAGCTCCAGATTTGAATAATCAGCTTTACAAAAAAGAGTCTGAATATATTCAGGAATTAGCAACGGCAAAAATTAATATGTCACCGATAATGATTTCTGATACGAGGCAAGATTTTTCAGATTTAGATAGATTAGAGCAGAAACCTAAAGAGAAAATTAAGAATATCTCACTTGATTTTACAAGTCTTAAAGATATTTTTGAATGTCCTTATAGATTTAAATTGATCTCTGTTTTTGGGTTTTGTTATCCCTTGAACCAAAGAATGGGAGTCGGCAGGTCTTTTCATAATTGCTTAATGGAAATTCATAAAGAGGCTAAAAAGGGGATTACACTTACGCAAAGAGAGCTGGACGAGCTAATTGAGAGACAAACCCATTTCCCTTACCTAAATAATTCTCCAATCTTGATTCCTAGGCTAAAAGCAAAAGTGAGAACAAACGTTGAAGAGTACTATAATGATAACAAATCAGAATTTGATAACATCCAATTTGTAGAACAGGAAATACAATATAAAATTGACAAAAATATCTTGGTCGTTGGTAGGATTGATTTAATTAAGAAAATAAATGGAGAAGGTTATCATGAAACTACCATCATAGAATTTAAAAGTGATGAGGAAGATGCTGACTCTCCTATTACGAAAGATCAATTAAAATTGTATGCTTTAGGTCATAAGGAATTAACCGGCGAAATCGCAAATTATATAATGACTTACGTAATTGGTAAAAATCAACCAAAAACTCCTGAGAAATTGTATAATTCGGATTTAGAAGATATCGAAAACAAAATCAGAGACGCTGTTAATTTGATTAGAGATGAAAATTTTAAAAAAACAACCAATAACCACATTTGCTCAAATAATTGCCACCAAATTAGGCTTTGTTCGCATAGGCTTAAGTTTAATATAAAGCCTCGTAGATAA
- a CDS encoding DNA modification methylase: MMENISISQTLAAIKSEILNGENHDKREFIRKLLNYPAMMVPSVQESIINALITFLPKDSSLIDPFMGAGNTLVAGMKYGFNVFGQDINPLSVLIGQVKTACYDEKELHEANVRIQAKIKEDVTTIIDVNFKNIGKWFKPEVLCELSRIRRAILTENDYKIRKFFWVTLAETVRLTSNDRTSTFKMHIRSEEDINTRSISPIKIFANTCKKSIADICDFMSVLNKNKRLTGCAYNKKAEVIWGNSLDSIKTDKKYQLLLTSPPYGDNHTTVTYGQFSYLPLQWIPVEEIDITISINYRDIITQIDTESLGGSSKPRIWIEEELFAKSKTLKNYFDSLDKSEKLRAQKVINFTDDLDKTIDKILLKLDKNAFQVWTLGNRYVNNREVKNDLIITELLHSKGAEIITDLHRDILSKRMPGRNNFSNTMTKEKILIFKTCS; encoded by the coding sequence ATGATGGAAAATATCAGCATATCACAAACGCTAGCGGCAATAAAATCTGAAATTCTCAATGGTGAAAACCATGACAAAAGAGAGTTTATCAGAAAATTATTAAACTACCCGGCTATGATGGTGCCATCTGTGCAAGAATCTATTATTAATGCACTAATCACATTCCTACCAAAAGATTCTTCACTAATTGATCCATTTATGGGAGCAGGTAACACACTTGTAGCAGGAATGAAATATGGATTCAATGTTTTTGGGCAAGATATCAATCCACTTTCAGTGTTAATTGGACAGGTCAAAACAGCTTGTTATGACGAGAAAGAACTACATGAAGCGAACGTCCGAATTCAAGCAAAGATTAAGGAAGACGTGACCACAATTATTGACGTAAACTTCAAAAATATTGGAAAGTGGTTCAAACCTGAAGTACTGTGCGAATTAAGCCGAATTAGAAGAGCTATCTTAACCGAAAATGACTACAAAATTAGAAAGTTTTTTTGGGTCACACTTGCAGAGACAGTGAGGTTAACTAGTAATGATCGAACATCTACTTTCAAGATGCATATACGCTCTGAAGAAGATATAAATACACGTAGCATATCACCGATAAAAATCTTTGCCAACACTTGTAAAAAAAGCATTGCCGATATATGCGATTTTATGAGTGTGTTAAATAAAAATAAGCGCTTAACTGGTTGTGCTTATAATAAAAAAGCGGAAGTCATTTGGGGTAACTCACTGGATTCTATAAAGACTGACAAAAAGTATCAACTTTTGCTAACATCTCCGCCATATGGTGACAATCACACAACTGTTACATATGGACAATTTTCATATTTACCATTACAATGGATTCCTGTTGAAGAAATTGACATAACGATATCAATTAATTACCGTGACATAATTACCCAAATTGATACCGAAAGTTTAGGAGGTTCTTCAAAACCTAGAATTTGGATTGAGGAAGAATTATTTGCAAAGTCCAAAACTTTAAAAAATTACTTTGATAGTCTTGATAAAAGTGAAAAGTTACGTGCGCAAAAAGTCATTAATTTCACAGATGACCTGGATAAAACTATTGATAAAATTCTGCTGAAACTTGACAAAAATGCTTTTCAAGTTTGGACGTTAGGAAATAGATATGTAAACAATAGGGAGGTTAAAAATGATTTAATTATAACTGAACTTTTACACAGCAAAGGTGCGGAAATTATTACCGATTTGCATAGAGATATTTTAAGTAAACGAATGCCTGGAAGAAATAATTTTTCCAACACAATGACAAAAGAAAAAATTTTAATTTTTAAAACTTGTTCATGA
- a CDS encoding SLATT domain-containing protein, which translates to MSFEKIKGKEHLDKDFLEELKHKIWSTKGARFGADNRLKTTARYSSLGNSILSAYIIIFGLISVYNLSNVSSISDNLTAFSLTALSVISLIFSLVDNGSNYLLKAKDFHDCALELSELYNELQIFKTYSEGATKEEIRKFVIELQHRYQFVLEKYDNHLPIDNEYFRAKHHDYYSSVTRTDRFYAHLKLFAMTKLLYIIMIFFLH; encoded by the coding sequence ATGTCCTTCGAAAAAATTAAAGGCAAAGAACATCTTGATAAAGACTTTCTTGAAGAACTAAAACATAAAATATGGTCGACCAAAGGCGCAAGATTTGGAGCCGATAACAGGCTGAAGACCACTGCTCGATATTCGAGTTTAGGCAACAGTATCTTGTCTGCATACATTATAATTTTTGGGCTAATTTCAGTTTATAACTTATCAAATGTAAGCAGTATTAGTGATAATCTTACCGCATTCTCACTAACTGCCTTGTCAGTTATAAGTCTAATTTTCTCATTAGTTGACAATGGAAGCAATTACCTATTAAAGGCTAAGGATTTTCATGATTGCGCGCTAGAATTATCAGAACTTTACAATGAACTTCAGATTTTTAAAACATATAGTGAAGGCGCTACCAAAGAAGAAATTAGGAAGTTTGTAATTGAACTCCAACATAGATATCAATTTGTTTTGGAGAAGTATGATAATCACTTGCCAATCGATAATGAGTATTTTAGAGCGAAACACCACGATTATTACAGCAGCGTAACTCGGACTGACAGATTTTATGCACACTTAAAATTATTCGCTATGACTAAACTTTTATATATCATAATGATTTTTTTCCTGCATTAA
- a CDS encoding DUF6266 family protein: MGKFEKGILGGFRGTIGPVVGTNWRGIDVMRSRPKRSGRQATDKQLEQRMVFALVIRFFNPLRGLLDKYYGQPANERSRADLASSYLLREATTGSYPNITLDYNKVIITKGELAGPQDAVLVPQANAVLEFTWTDNSGQPEAVSTDLLLVVVYNPEKARFQFDHTEQRSAGALSLSLPDSWQGDVVHCWIGFTAMGGYRASTSLHLTATVL, translated from the coding sequence ATGGGAAAATTTGAAAAAGGAATCCTCGGCGGATTCAGGGGCACCATAGGGCCCGTGGTAGGAACAAACTGGCGCGGCATCGACGTGATGCGCAGCCGCCCCAAACGCAGTGGCCGCCAGGCCACCGACAAGCAGCTGGAACAGCGCATGGTGTTTGCGCTCGTGATCCGTTTCTTCAACCCGTTGCGCGGCCTGCTCGACAAGTATTACGGGCAGCCGGCTAACGAACGCTCGCGTGCCGACCTCGCCTCGTCTTACCTGCTCAGGGAAGCGACCACAGGCAGCTACCCGAACATCACGCTCGACTACAACAAGGTGATCATCACCAAAGGCGAACTCGCCGGGCCGCAGGACGCGGTGCTCGTGCCGCAGGCCAATGCCGTGCTCGAATTCACCTGGACAGACAACTCCGGGCAGCCCGAAGCCGTATCGACTGACCTGCTGCTGGTCGTCGTCTACAACCCCGAGAAAGCGCGCTTCCAGTTCGACCACACCGAACAGCGCAGCGCCGGCGCGCTCTCACTGTCGCTGCCCGACAGCTGGCAGGGCGATGTCGTGCACTGCTGGATCGGCTTTACGGCCATGGGCGGCTACCGCGCCTCGACAAGCCTGCACCTGACCGCAACCGTGCTGTAA
- a CDS encoding fasciclin domain-containing protein codes for MKKNVKKWAVLALAISLFACSDDDNNSNNQQTIAELAQGNANLSILVDALERADLVTTLNGSTEYTVFAPTNAAFTAFLQANGFANIDAVPVPVLKEVLLNHVIAGEETAAELSTGYVKTLAKGSASATNTLSMYINTASGVVINGGTSNGGATVTSADVQASNGVVHVVDGVIGLPTIVNHAKANPNFSILVQALTRNDQPDFAGILSGTAGAPFTVFAPTNTAFGDLLTELNVPGLSAIPQATLEKTLKYHVVAGSNVLAASLTNGMMVDTFAGDSFTINLTGGAKITDQAGRISTITATDVQASNGVVHVIDKVLLPSL; via the coding sequence ATGAAAAAGAATGTTAAAAAATGGGCGGTACTGGCATTGGCCATATCACTTTTCGCTTGCAGCGATGACGACAACAACAGCAACAACCAGCAGACGATTGCGGAACTCGCGCAGGGCAATGCCAATCTGAGCATCCTTGTCGACGCACTTGAGCGTGCGGACCTGGTCACTACACTCAATGGCTCGACAGAGTACACGGTGTTTGCACCGACCAACGCCGCCTTCACCGCGTTCCTGCAGGCCAACGGCTTTGCCAACATCGATGCCGTACCGGTGCCGGTATTGAAGGAAGTGTTGCTGAACCACGTGATTGCAGGTGAGGAAACGGCTGCAGAGCTCAGCACAGGCTACGTCAAGACGCTCGCCAAAGGCAGCGCATCGGCGACCAACACGCTGAGCATGTACATCAACACCGCTTCGGGTGTGGTGATTAACGGCGGTACGTCAAATGGCGGGGCCACCGTAACCAGCGCCGACGTGCAGGCCAGCAATGGTGTCGTGCATGTGGTGGATGGCGTCATCGGATTGCCGACAATCGTGAATCACGCCAAGGCCAACCCGAATTTCTCAATCCTGGTGCAGGCATTGACGCGCAACGACCAGCCGGATTTCGCGGGCATTTTATCAGGAACCGCCGGGGCTCCGTTTACGGTTTTCGCACCGACAAACACCGCGTTCGGTGACCTGCTTACGGAGCTGAACGTGCCGGGCTTGAGTGCTATCCCACAGGCCACGCTCGAGAAGACGCTGAAGTACCACGTTGTGGCCGGGTCTAATGTGCTGGCGGCCTCACTGACCAACGGCATGATGGTCGATACCTTTGCCGGGGACAGCTTTACGATCAACCTGACCGGCGGTGCCAAGATTACCGACCAGGCCGGAAGGATCAGTACCATCACGGCGACTGACGTACAGGCGTCTAACGGCGTGGTGCACGTCATTGACAAAGTGTTGTTGCCGAGTTTATAA
- a CDS encoding SDR family NAD(P)-dependent oxidoreductase — MKKDQTQNGLSGKTVVITGASSGVGRAAAEAFAAEGAQVVIVARGREGVTETVAQCRAAGAVAIGICADMSVAEDVQRVAQEALRLNNRIDIWVNNAGVMASGQFEEIPMDIHEQVIKTNLFGYMHGAYEAIKIFKRQDEGILINNVSIGGFMPAPYSAVYSATKFGIRGMMACLQGEVSGYRDIHICNLYPQLQNSTGNLHSAKYSGFSLSIPPIASDPRETAACMVKLALRPKKDTFPDFTAATLTRLYQLFPKPIINTASAALRLKMMAHRDEPGDPGNILSPSREPLRVYGNPPGGHGLRNVGLAVLAGMGVGALLFTLQRRAN, encoded by the coding sequence ATGAAAAAAGACCAAACACAAAACGGCCTCAGCGGCAAGACGGTAGTCATTACCGGTGCCAGCAGCGGTGTGGGCCGTGCCGCAGCAGAAGCTTTTGCCGCCGAGGGCGCGCAAGTCGTAATCGTGGCACGCGGCCGCGAGGGCGTTACCGAAACCGTAGCCCAATGCCGGGCGGCAGGCGCCGTCGCCATCGGGATCTGCGCGGACATGTCGGTCGCCGAGGACGTACAACGCGTGGCCCAGGAGGCGCTGCGCCTCAACAACCGCATCGACATCTGGGTGAATAATGCGGGTGTGATGGCCAGCGGCCAATTTGAGGAAATCCCGATGGACATCCATGAGCAGGTCATCAAAACGAACCTGTTCGGCTACATGCATGGCGCCTACGAGGCGATTAAGATCTTCAAGCGGCAGGACGAAGGCATCCTGATCAACAACGTCTCGATTGGCGGCTTTATGCCTGCCCCTTACAGCGCGGTGTATTCAGCGACCAAGTTCGGCATCCGCGGCATGATGGCCTGCCTGCAGGGCGAAGTGTCCGGTTACCGCGACATCCACATCTGCAACCTGTACCCGCAGCTGCAAAACTCGACGGGCAACCTGCATTCGGCGAAGTACTCGGGTTTCAGCCTGTCGATCCCGCCGATCGCGTCAGACCCGCGCGAGACGGCCGCCTGTATGGTGAAACTCGCACTGCGGCCTAAGAAAGACACGTTTCCCGACTTCACAGCGGCGACGCTGACGCGCCTTTACCAGCTGTTTCCCAAACCCATCATCAATACCGCCTCGGCGGCGCTGCGCCTCAAGATGATGGCTCACCGTGACGAGCCCGGCGACCCGGGCAACATCCTCAGTCCGTCGCGCGAACCGCTGCGCGTCTACGGCAACCCACCGGGTGGGCACGGCCTGCGCAACGTAGGGCTTGCCGTACTTGCGGGCATGGGGGTCGGCGCGCTGCTTTTTACGCTGCAACGCCGCGCGAACTGA
- a CDS encoding LysR family transcriptional regulator → MNYTLHQLQVFLKVTQTLSITKAAEELHLTQPAVSIQLRNFQDQFDIPLTEIVGRQLFVTDFGKEIATAAEKIINEVHAINYKTLAHKGQLSGRLKISVVSTGKYVMPYFLADFLKRHEGVELLLDVTNKARVIDSLAANDTDFALVSVLPAKLDILKVELMENRLFLISDAKMRPAKQPAEKSILETLPLIYREQGSGTRYVMEQFLKGANLNVVKKMELSTNEAVKQAVIAGLGCSIMPIIGIKNELASGDLQIVPVKGLPIKSNWNLIWLRSKNLSPVAEAFLKYINDEKSTIIDEWFDWAL, encoded by the coding sequence ATGAACTACACCTTACACCAACTACAGGTTTTCCTTAAGGTTACCCAAACGCTGAGCATCACCAAGGCCGCGGAAGAACTCCACCTGACGCAGCCTGCGGTGTCCATACAGCTCAGGAACTTCCAGGACCAGTTTGACATACCGCTGACCGAGATTGTCGGGCGGCAGCTGTTCGTGACCGATTTTGGTAAGGAGATTGCCACGGCGGCGGAGAAGATTATCAACGAGGTACACGCGATCAACTATAAGACGCTCGCCCATAAGGGACAGCTCAGCGGACGGCTCAAGATTTCGGTGGTCTCGACGGGCAAATACGTCATGCCCTATTTCCTGGCGGATTTCCTGAAGCGGCATGAGGGTGTGGAACTGCTGCTCGACGTGACCAACAAGGCGCGGGTGATTGACAGCCTCGCGGCCAATGATACCGACTTTGCGCTGGTGTCCGTGCTTCCCGCCAAGCTCGACATCCTCAAGGTCGAACTCATGGAAAACAGGCTGTTCCTGATCAGCGACGCCAAAATGCGCCCCGCAAAGCAGCCTGCCGAAAAATCGATACTGGAAACGCTGCCGCTGATTTACCGCGAACAGGGATCGGGCACGCGCTATGTGATGGAGCAGTTCCTCAAAGGGGCCAACCTGAACGTGGTAAAAAAAATGGAACTGTCTACGAACGAGGCCGTCAAGCAGGCGGTAATTGCCGGGCTGGGCTGCTCGATCATGCCCATCATCGGCATCAAGAACGAACTGGCGTCGGGCGACCTCCAGATCGTGCCCGTCAAGGGCCTGCCGATCAAATCAAACTGGAACCTGATCTGGCTGCGCAGCAAGAACCTCTCCCCTGTCGCCGAGGCCTTCCTCAAATACATCAACGACGAGAAATCGACCATCATCGACGAATGGTTCGACTGGGCGCTGTAA
- a CDS encoding DUF6671 family protein has translation MKNNVFAGRRLVITTMHAKESVIAPVLERDLGVHCVTAGGIDTDRLGTFSGEVARQGTPLEVVRRKCLLGMERQGADLGMASEGSFGPHPSIFFAHANEELLMLIDRSNGLEITARHLSLETNFNAATVDSPEALLAFATTARFPSHGLILRKSSGDYSEIHKGITDAGELQRLGLQLLEAYGSLHVETDMRALYNPTRMAVIREAAEKLSQKARSACPGCGTPGYSIIRANPGLPCMLCHAPTRSTLSVTYGCVRCNHTHQAPFPNDKQYEDPAYCDFCNP, from the coding sequence ATGAAAAATAATGTCTTTGCGGGCCGCCGGCTCGTCATCACCACCATGCATGCCAAGGAAAGCGTCATCGCACCGGTGCTGGAACGCGACCTCGGGGTGCACTGCGTTACGGCGGGCGGTATCGATACCGACCGGCTGGGTACATTCTCCGGCGAGGTGGCGCGCCAGGGCACACCGCTTGAGGTCGTGCGCAGGAAATGCCTGCTGGGGATGGAGCGGCAGGGTGCCGATCTGGGGATGGCCAGCGAGGGGTCGTTCGGGCCGCATCCGTCGATCTTTTTTGCCCATGCCAATGAGGAGCTGCTGATGCTGATCGACCGCAGTAACGGACTTGAAATCACCGCGCGGCATTTGTCTCTGGAGACCAACTTCAATGCGGCAACGGTGGACAGCCCCGAGGCGCTGCTGGCGTTTGCAACCACCGCGCGCTTTCCGTCGCACGGCCTCATCCTGAGAAAAAGCAGCGGTGATTATTCGGAGATCCACAAGGGCATCACCGATGCCGGGGAGCTGCAGCGCCTGGGACTGCAACTGCTCGAAGCCTATGGCAGCCTGCATGTGGAAACCGACATGCGTGCGCTCTACAACCCGACACGCATGGCGGTGATCCGGGAAGCAGCTGAAAAATTGTCCCAGAAAGCACGGTCCGCCTGCCCAGGCTGCGGCACACCGGGCTACAGCATCATCCGGGCCAATCCGGGATTGCCGTGTATGCTGTGCCATGCGCCCACGCGTTCCACGCTGAGTGTAACGTACGGTTGCGTTAGATGCAATCACACGCACCAGGCACCCTTTCCAAACGACAAGCAGTATGAAGACCCGGCCTACTGTGATTTTTGTAATCCTTAA
- a CDS encoding sodium-dependent bicarbonate transport family permease, whose translation MNFNLLLDNLTNPALLFFLLGVLAVRLKSDLQIPENSSKFISLYLLFSIGFKGGQELAHSDFTLGILWSALFGIGIAVAIPVYAFFILRKKFNVFDSGAIAAAYGSVSAVTFVTAASFLEIQNLHMDGHMVAVMALMEAPAIIVGVILIRFFDKGDGVKTNIAAITRHSLTNGSVLLILGSLIIGFLASEQQALGIKPFTTDLFKGFLAIFLLDMGIVSGRKLGDFIRNGWFALVFAILIPLINGCIVALASGWVTENTGNRFIFAVLAASASYIAVPAAVKIAVPKANPGLFLPMALAVTFPFNITIGMPIYLSIITFN comes from the coding sequence ATGAACTTTAATTTATTGCTTGACAACCTGACCAATCCCGCGCTGCTGTTCTTCCTTCTGGGCGTGCTGGCCGTGCGGCTCAAGAGCGATCTGCAGATTCCTGAGAATTCATCCAAGTTTATTTCGCTGTACCTGCTGTTCTCGATCGGCTTCAAGGGCGGGCAGGAACTGGCCCACAGCGACTTCACGCTGGGCATCCTATGGTCGGCGCTGTTCGGCATCGGCATCGCGGTGGCCATCCCGGTATACGCCTTTTTCATACTGCGAAAGAAATTCAACGTATTCGATTCCGGCGCCATTGCGGCCGCCTACGGCTCGGTCAGTGCCGTGACCTTCGTCACTGCCGCCAGTTTTCTCGAAATACAGAACCTCCACATGGACGGGCATATGGTGGCCGTCATGGCGCTGATGGAAGCGCCTGCGATCATCGTCGGGGTCATCCTGATCCGGTTTTTTGACAAAGGGGATGGCGTGAAGACCAACATCGCAGCCATCACCCGGCATTCGCTGACCAACGGCAGTGTGCTCCTGATCCTGGGCAGCCTCATAATCGGGTTCCTGGCCAGCGAGCAGCAGGCCTTGGGCATCAAGCCGTTTACGACAGACCTGTTCAAGGGTTTCCTCGCTATTTTCCTGCTCGATATGGGCATAGTGAGCGGCAGGAAGCTCGGCGACTTCATCAGGAACGGCTGGTTTGCGTTGGTGTTCGCGATATTGATCCCGTTAATCAACGGCTGCATCGTGGCTTTGGCAAGCGGATGGGTCACTGAAAACACAGGCAACCGCTTCATCTTCGCGGTGCTCGCCGCCAGCGCTTCCTACATCGCCGTACCCGCAGCCGTCAAGATTGCCGTACCGAAGGCCAATCCGGGTTTATTCCTGCCGATGGCGCTCGCAGTGACCTTTCCATTCAACATCACCATCGGCATGCCGATTTACCTTTCCATCATCACTTTTAACTAA